One stretch of Nocardia mangyaensis DNA includes these proteins:
- a CDS encoding GMC family oxidoreductase, with translation MSDYDYLIVGGGSAGAAVAARLSEDPSVRVCLLEAGPSDVDDPAILRLDRWMELLESGYDWDYPIEPQENGNSFMRHARAKVLGGCSSHNSCIAFWAPREDLDAWEHEHGATGWDADSVYRLYPAIETNDAPGAHHGRTGPVHIMTVPPNDPCGVAVLDACETVGIPRAEFNSGETVVNGANFFQINRLPDGTRSSSSVSYLHPNLDRPNLTVRTGAWVKKIVIENGRAVGVDITDNAFGRTTRITAAREVIVSAGAIDSPKLLMLSGIGPADHLRENGIEVLVDSPGVGAHLQDHPEGVIGFETTRPMVDTSTQWWEAGIFTPTVDGLDRPDLMMHYGSVPFDMHTLRQGYPTAENTFCLTPNVTQARSRGTVRLRSRDFRDKPRVDPRYFTDPEGHDLRVMIAGIRKAREIAAAAPLSDWVKRELYPGPEVQTDAELADYIRRTHNTVYHPVGTVRMGPVDDPMSPLDPQLRVKGVDGLRVADASVFPAHTTVNPNITVMLVGERCAELVAASR, from the coding sequence CCGTCGCCGCCCGGCTCTCGGAGGACCCGTCGGTGCGGGTCTGTCTGCTCGAAGCGGGGCCCTCGGATGTCGACGATCCGGCCATCTTGCGGCTGGATCGCTGGATGGAGTTGCTCGAGTCGGGCTACGACTGGGACTATCCCATCGAGCCGCAGGAGAACGGCAATTCGTTCATGCGCCACGCCCGCGCCAAGGTGCTCGGCGGATGCTCCTCGCACAACAGCTGTATCGCGTTCTGGGCGCCGCGCGAGGATCTCGACGCCTGGGAACACGAGCACGGTGCCACCGGGTGGGACGCGGATTCGGTCTACCGGCTCTATCCGGCCATCGAGACCAACGACGCTCCCGGTGCGCATCACGGTCGCACCGGGCCGGTACACATCATGACCGTGCCGCCGAACGATCCGTGTGGCGTCGCGGTGCTCGATGCCTGCGAGACCGTCGGCATCCCGCGTGCGGAGTTCAACTCCGGCGAGACTGTCGTCAACGGCGCCAACTTCTTTCAGATCAACCGCCTTCCCGACGGCACCCGTTCGTCGTCGTCGGTGAGCTACCTGCATCCGAATCTGGACCGGCCGAACCTCACCGTGCGCACGGGGGCGTGGGTGAAGAAGATCGTGATCGAGAACGGGCGCGCGGTCGGTGTCGACATCACCGACAATGCTTTCGGTCGCACCACCCGCATCACGGCCGCGCGCGAGGTGATCGTGTCCGCGGGCGCCATCGATTCGCCGAAACTGCTCATGCTCTCGGGGATCGGCCCCGCGGATCACCTGCGCGAGAACGGCATCGAGGTGCTCGTCGACTCCCCCGGGGTCGGGGCGCACCTGCAGGATCACCCGGAGGGCGTCATCGGTTTCGAGACGACGCGACCGATGGTGGACACCTCCACGCAGTGGTGGGAGGCCGGGATCTTCACCCCGACCGTCGACGGCCTCGACCGGCCGGACCTGATGATGCACTACGGCAGTGTCCCGTTCGACATGCACACCCTGCGCCAGGGCTACCCCACCGCCGAGAACACCTTCTGCCTCACTCCGAATGTGACACAGGCCCGTTCACGCGGCACCGTCCGCCTGCGCTCCCGCGATTTCCGCGACAAGCCCCGGGTGGACCCCCGCTACTTCACCGATCCCGAGGGCCACGACCTGCGGGTGATGATCGCCGGGATCCGCAAGGCCCGCGAGATCGCCGCCGCCGCACCCCTTTCCGACTGGGTGAAACGCGAGCTGTACCCGGGACCCGAGGTGCAGACCGATGCCGAACTGGCCGACTACATCCGGCGCACCCACAACACGGTCTATCACCCGGTCGGGACCGTCCGGATGGGCCCGGTCGACGACCCGATGAGCCCTCTCGATCCCCAACTGCGGGTCAAGGGTGTCGACGGACTTCGGGTCGCGGATGCCTCGGTGTTTCCCGCACACACCACGGTGAACCCGAACATCACGGTCATGCTGGTCGGCGAACGCTGCGCCGAACTCGTGGCGGCGAGCCGATAA